TACCAAACCACCTCCGCCCGCTACCACGGGCAGAACACCATTGTGGTGCGCAACCCCATCTCCGGCGACGTGATCACGTGCACGGAAGTGGCCTTTGCCAAGCAGCCCTCCAATGCCTACGCCAAGGAAGCGGGGAACATCGAGTGGACCTTCCACGCCGGAATCATAGACACCAAACTGGGCACCGGAACGCCCGAAGTGGAGTAACCCATGGGAAAGGAATTTGAGATCGGCGGCGTGAAGTACCGGGCCGGAAAAATGAATGCGTTTACCCAACTGCATATTGTGCGGCGTCTGCTGCCGGTGCTGCCCGGGTTGGTGGAGCTGCAGCACGTGGACTGGAAAAACGACGAGGCCGCCAGCATCAGCGCCCTGGCCACCGCATTGCAGAACATCCGGGACGAGGATGTGGAATACGTGATCAACGCCTGTCTGGACGTGACTGAGCGCCGCAACCCCGGTGGCGATGGCTGGGCCAAAGTTCGGGTGAACGGAGCGACCATGTTCACTGTGGGCCTTGTG
This region of Desulfovibrio psychrotolerans genomic DNA includes:
- a CDS encoding phage tail assembly chaperone, translated to MGKEFEIGGVKYRAGKMNAFTQLHIVRRLLPVLPGLVELQHVDWKNDEAASISALATALQNIRDEDVEYVINACLDVTERRNPGGDGWAKVRVNGATMFTVGLVDMLKIAMEAVQENLADFFGAYRSLSSQEGTSTSTG